Proteins encoded by one window of Myripristis murdjan chromosome 1, fMyrMur1.1, whole genome shotgun sequence:
- the LOC115357567 gene encoding CD209 antigen-like protein C isoform X1: MEFKRREQHAGEHGRAAAVCLGLLCLLLLVTPGDNTEIQTGSSNPTEEGNPLQTCLNNVTQLQMKIDRLEEEKKEMVSHICPDGWTYFNSSCYFKSSESKNWNESRQDCLGKGADLVIINSREENLFLKNFGLRVWIGLSDLKTEREWKWVDGSSLCYSSWAKGQPDDAPGGEDCGEVRPERDGWNDLFCTHSQQWVCEKKTPVHPVGI, translated from the exons atggagTTTAAAAGAAGAGAGCAGCATGCAG GCGAACATGGacgagctgctgcagtgtgtctggGGCTGCTGTGTCTTCTCCTCCTGGTGACTCCTGGTG ATAACACAGAGATTCAGACCGGGTCCAGCAACCCAACTGAAGAGGGGAACCCGTTACAGACCTGTCTCAACAACGTGACTCAGCTGCAAATGAAGATTGACAGgctggaagaggagaaaaaag AGATGGTGTCACACATATGCCCAGATGGATGGACCTACTTCAACAGCAGCTGTTACTTCAAGTCTTCAGAAAGTAAAAACTGGAATGAGAGCAGGCAGGACTGTCTGGGGAAAGGAGCTGACCTGGTGATCATcaacagcagagaagaaaac TTGTTTCTGAAGAACTTTGGTCTCAGAGTCTGGATTGGTCTGTCTGATCTGAAAACAGAACGGGAGTGGAAGTGGGTGGATGGATCAAGTCTGTGCTACTC GTCCTGGGCAAAAGGTCAGCCTGATGATGCTCCTGGAGGAGAAGACTGTGGAGAAGTGAGACCAGAACGAGATGGATGGAATGATCTGTTTTGTACTCACAGTCAGCAGTGGGTTTGTGAAAAGAAGACTCCAGTCCATCCAGTTGGGATATGa
- the LOC115357567 gene encoding CD209 antigen-like protein E isoform X4 encodes MEFKRREQHAGEHGRAAAVCLGLLCLLLLVTPGEMVSHICPDGWTYFNSSCYFKSSESKNWNESRQDCLGKGADLVIINSREENLFLKNFGLRVWIGLSDLKTEREWKWVDGSSLCYSSWAKGQPDDAPGGEDCGEVRPERDGWNDLFCTHSQQWVCEKKTPVHPVGI; translated from the exons atggagTTTAAAAGAAGAGAGCAGCATGCAG GCGAACATGGacgagctgctgcagtgtgtctggGGCTGCTGTGTCTTCTCCTCCTGGTGACTCCTGGTG AGATGGTGTCACACATATGCCCAGATGGATGGACCTACTTCAACAGCAGCTGTTACTTCAAGTCTTCAGAAAGTAAAAACTGGAATGAGAGCAGGCAGGACTGTCTGGGGAAAGGAGCTGACCTGGTGATCATcaacagcagagaagaaaac TTGTTTCTGAAGAACTTTGGTCTCAGAGTCTGGATTGGTCTGTCTGATCTGAAAACAGAACGGGAGTGGAAGTGGGTGGATGGATCAAGTCTGTGCTACTC GTCCTGGGCAAAAGGTCAGCCTGATGATGCTCCTGGAGGAGAAGACTGTGGAGAAGTGAGACCAGAACGAGATGGATGGAATGATCTGTTTTGTACTCACAGTCAGCAGTGGGTTTGTGAAAAGAAGACTCCAGTCCATCCAGTTGGGATATGa